TCATCATTCAAGAGCAGATCTATGCTTAAGAACGCGTTGAAATTGATTTCATCGTCTTCTTCAGTAGACCAGTGTAAAGGCATGATGTTTTCAGGATGCAAATGTTGTTCATGCAACAAGTTATGACAACGGGCACGGTGTACGATCAATCCACGGCGCGATAAATGCCCTTGAATTGGATCACCCAGTACAGGGTTACAGCAGTGTGCATATTTCACATCGATACCATCTGTACCCACGATTAAACGATTTGATGTGCTGTGTGAATCTTGTTGGTCTTGTGCGAACAAATGGTTGGCAACCAATTGTGGTAATAAATCACCTACTGCGATTTGCTCAAAAAGCTGATCTTTATGCGGAATATGACGCCACTGAAGTAGTTCAATCCAATCCTCATCGGACAAGTCTTTAATAGATAGGTTAAATAATTTTAATGCACGGTTTAAGGCTTGTTGACCTACTAGACGCTGTTCCTCAATATCTTGATCTTTCAGAATGTTCTGAATCGAGCGTCGTGCTTTTTGTGTATTGATGAAGCTTAACCAATCTGGATTTGGAGACGCGAGTACGTCAGTGATCACTTCAATCACTTGCCCACTATGAAGTGGAGTGGATAGAGGCTTGGTTTCACCATCAATTTTTGCACCCACAGCGTGGTTACCCAAAAACAAACTGGCTGAATAAGCAAAGTCAACCGCAGTTGCCCCTTGAGGTAATTCGTGTAAATGACCTTGGGGGGTATAAACCCAAATTTTTTCTTGATGCAAATAATCAAGCAAATCACTAAACGTGGTTTTAGCGCAGTCACCACCGACCAAATTATTTAGGTTTTGCATCGAAGCTTGAATCGCAGAGCGACAGGCTTGCGGTGCATTTTCCCCGAGTACAACGCCAAAGCGCGCAGCTTTTCGCATCAGTTCGGTTTGAATGGTGAGTGACAGCGTGGTTTTTTCGCCTTTTAGACGAAGCATTAAAGATTGATTGCCGCCGGGAAGCGGATGGCGAATATGATCCTGATAATTCAGCACTTGGAAATTATCTTTTAATGCTTCAACCAAACGGTCGCAGTCCGCAATGCTTTGTAGAATAATTTCAAAGGCATGGCTATGTGAAAGTTCCTGAAGATCGATTTCATTTTTGAAGAAGTGACGTAGTAATTCGATATTATTATTTTTCTTTTTAATTCGACCAGGAATATTGGATTCATTTAATAAGTTACTGAGATTTTGTTCCCAGTCCGACTGATATTTACAGCGCTCGGGTTTGGTTTTGAGTAATGCTTCTTGAACATCATTGAACATGTCCAAATCTAAATTTTGATAACACAGGTGCTCAAGGTTGTCTGCCATCTCATTCATACCGACAAGACGCGCCATAGGTACAAAAATATCAAAGGTCTCTTGTGCAATACGCGCTCGCTTATCCGGGCGTAGCGCTTCAAGTGTGGTCATGTTGTGATAACGGTCGGCAAGCTTAATAATGATGACGCGAGGGTCTTGTAGGGTTGCTTGTAGAATTTTACGAAACGATGCCGCTTTATTATATTCCTTATCACTTGAATGGCTAAGTTTGGTCACACCATCAACCAATTCAGACACCGTGCGTCCAAACTTTTCTGCTATATCATCTTTATTAAAATCAGTATCTTCAATCACGTCATGCAATAGGGCTGCCATCAATGTTTCAGCATCCAAGCGCATATGCGCCAAAATACAACTGACGGCAATGGGATGAAGAATATAGGGTTCACCGCTTTTACGGGTAATGCCATCATGCGCAATGTCAGCATAATCGCAAGCAACAAGAACTCGCTCGACGTCACTCGCTGAGAGATAAGCATCGATAATGATTTGCAGTTGCTGCTTCGCTTGGCTGACCAATGGGCCTGGCATATTGCACCTATGTGTGTTTCGCTGGGAGGATAAATAATCAAATACTTTCAAATAAAAGCATATTGGGAGAGGTGACGATTTTTAATAGGGCACCTTTCTATTTTTTTAACAAATTTTTTGAATTTTGTCGATTGATTCTCTCAAAAATAGCAATAAAAAAGCCTAGTACAAATACTAGGCCTTTTAATATGCATACCACTTATTGGAAAGAGAAGCCATCCAAGTTTAAGTTATTTGCAGAAAGAGCAAGATCCAAACTTGAAGTTTGATAATCTTGATCACGTTGCTTCAAAATATCTTTGCTGACATGACCTTCAGCGATTTCGCGCAAAGCCACAACGGTAGGTTTGTCATTATCCCATTCAACAGTCGGTTCGATACCTTGACGGGCAAGTTGACGCGCGCGCTTGCTTGCCACTAGTACAAGCTCAAAGCGGTTGTCTACATGGTCTAAACAATCTTCAACGGTTACGCGTGCCATAAATGTTCTCGTTTATATATGAAATTTTAACAGACTGCACAGTATAAAAGGCTTTCTGTCTAGACTCAAGGTGAATCACTGTTTAGGGGTAATTAATTTTTGTATCAAGTCTTGGTAACGGTTGGCTTGCTGTGTCATCGACAAGCGATTTGCATTAATTACAGACTCTAAATCATGCAAAGCTTTATTAAAATCATCATTTAAAATAATGTAATCAAAGTTCACATATTGCTGCATATCTTCAACTGCACAGCTTAGACGGTGTTCAATAATGTCGACAGCATCTGTACCACGGTTAGATAAACGCTGACGTAGATCAAATTGAGTGGGCGGCAAAATAAAAATTTGTTTAGATTCAGGAAAAAGTTTACGGACCTGTTCAGCACCTTGCCAATCAATTTCAAGCAGCACGTCATGACCTTTGGCCAATTGTTCGCGAACGGTCAGTTGAGAGGTGCCGTAATAATTTCCAAACACTTCAGCATATTCGATGAAACCGCCTTGCTGAACCTGTGCTAAGAAATGCTCTTGACTGGTAAAATGATAGTGCACACCCTCAAGTTCGCCAGGGCGTTGACCACGTGTCGTGTGAGACACAGAAACGTGTAAGTTGCTTACGCGCTCAAGTAGGGCTTTAACTAATGATGTTTTGCCTGTTCCAGATGCAGCTGAAACGACAAACAAGAGACCCGACATGATATTTTTCCTGATATGATAAAATATCTTCTCTATTTTAGAGCAGACGGGTTTCAAACAAAATAGCAATTCGCATTTTGTTTGCAAATTTATTGCGAATCGTCCATGAAATTAAGTGAACATTGAGGATCCTATGGAAATTGTTTTGGCTAATCCACGTGGTTTTTGCGCAGGTGTCGACCGTGCCATAGCGATTGTGAACCGAGCGCTTGAGTGCTTTAGTCCACCGATCTATGTCCGCCATGAAGTGGTTCACAATAAATTTGTCGTGGATGATCTACGCCAACGCGGTGCTATTTTCGTTGAAGAACTGGATGAAGTTCCAGATGACAATATTGTGATTTTTAGTGCACACGGCGTATCTAAAGCTGTTCAGTTAGAAGCTGCGCGCCGGGGTTTAAAAGTCTTTGATGCTACTTGTCCTTTGGTGACCAAAGTTCATATTGAAGTGACCAAGTATGCCCGCGAAGGTATCGAAGCGATTTTGATTGGTCATGAAGGACATCCTGAAGTTGAAGGAACCATGGGACAATATGACTTAAATAAAGGGGGTCATATTTATTTGGTGGAAGATGAAGAAGATGTACATGCTTTAAATGTGCATGATCCAAAAAAACTGGCATTTGTGACCCAAACCACACTGTCTATAGATGATACAGCCAAAGTCATTGACGCTCTGCGGACCAAGTTTCCTGCAATTCAGGGACCACGCAAAGATGACATTTGTTATGCGACGCAAAACCGTCAGGATGCAGTACGTGATTTGGCGGAAAAATGTGATGTGGTTTTAGTGGTCGGTTCACCGAATTCATCTAATTCGAATCGCCTTCGCGAACTTGCTGAGCGAATGGGTAAGCATGCGTATTTGGTCGATAATGCAGATGAATTACAAGCAGAATGGTTTGAGCCAAATAGTAAAATTGGTGTGACGGCGGGTGCATCTGCTCCTGAAATTTTAATTAAACAAGTGATTCAGCGACTACAAGATTGGGGTGCAACCTCACCAGAAGAATTGAATGGTCGTGAAGAAAATATTACGTTTAGCTTACCGAAAGAATTGAGAATACCGGTCACTCAGGCCTAATAAGTACCTCAACAAGTTTTATGAGGACCAAGTCATGTTTGAAAGTGTGACTTAGTCCTCTTTTTCATGCCTTTTGTCCAAACTGTTTTGTTTTTTTCGCTGTAAAGAATTACTTTGTTAATGTAAAAAATAATAACAAACGTGATCAAGATGAAAAATATCCGACGGGGTTTTACTTTAATTGAATTGATGGTCTGCATCAGTATTCTTGCAATTATTACTTCAATTGCAGCGCCCAGTTTTAGTCAGCAAATTCAAAACCATAAGTTTAATAATGAAACTCGAGACGTTTTGACCTTAATGGGCGAGGCCCGTGCTCAAGCCATTAGCCTTAAAAAAGATGTCAAAGTGCATTTTTCAAAACAATTAACAGATCAAAATAATGCGACCAATTTTTATTGGTCGGCTCAAAATGCGCAAATTTCTCAAGTGAATCATATTGAATTCGATATGCTGGGTCAGGTCAAACAACGTCCTCCCAATGGCTGCATTGCCATTACGCACAATAAAGTATTTACGGTCAATGTTTTAGGTTCCTTGAATGCCGCTCAGGAGAACGCAACATGCTAAGTCCTGCGCGTAAAAAACAACAGGGTGTCGGGTTTATAGAGGTATTGGTCGCTTTACTGTTGTTGGCTGTGGCAGTGCTTGGCTATGTAGGACTGCAATATCGCTCTTTAGATGCCACTGTAGAGGGAGGCTCACGAGTCGAAGCAATTGGTTTGGCACGCGACTTGGCAGAACGTATTCGGGTAAACCGCAACGCGTTAAATGTATATACGAGCCAATTAAAAACCGCAGCTGCACAAACCCAATATAAAACCGATTGCGAAAAAACCAATTGTAGCGAAACAGATATGGCCGATTTTGATGTGGCTCAAGTCGTGACCAACGCCAATGTTTTAGGAATGAGCATGAACATTATGCCATGTCCAAAAAATGAAAATAGCCTGAATTGTATCTATGTGGCATGGGGAGACACCAGTCCAACCAATGGTGATGGGGTCGGTGATTGTACTCAAGACAATGCTTATCACAGAGCATCTACATGCATTATTATGGAGACATATTAATCATGAATAAACAAGCGGGTTTAACCCTGATAGAGCTGATGCTCGCATTGACCTTGGGGCTTTTGGTCT
This genomic window from Acinetobacter sp. TGL-Y2 contains:
- the rpoZ gene encoding DNA-directed RNA polymerase subunit omega; protein product: MARVTVEDCLDHVDNRFELVLVASKRARQLARQGIEPTVEWDNDKPTVVALREIAEGHVSKDILKQRDQDYQTSSLDLALSANNLNLDGFSFQ
- a CDS encoding pilus assembly FimT family protein, yielding MKNIRRGFTLIELMVCISILAIITSIAAPSFSQQIQNHKFNNETRDVLTLMGEARAQAISLKKDVKVHFSKQLTDQNNATNFYWSAQNAQISQVNHIEFDMLGQVKQRPPNGCIAITHNKVFTVNVLGSLNAAQENATC
- a CDS encoding RelA/SpoT family protein; this encodes MPGPLVSQAKQQLQIIIDAYLSASDVERVLVACDYADIAHDGITRKSGEPYILHPIAVSCILAHMRLDAETLMAALLHDVIEDTDFNKDDIAEKFGRTVSELVDGVTKLSHSSDKEYNKAASFRKILQATLQDPRVIIIKLADRYHNMTTLEALRPDKRARIAQETFDIFVPMARLVGMNEMADNLEHLCYQNLDLDMFNDVQEALLKTKPERCKYQSDWEQNLSNLLNESNIPGRIKKKNNNIELLRHFFKNEIDLQELSHSHAFEIILQSIADCDRLVEALKDNFQVLNYQDHIRHPLPGGNQSLMLRLKGEKTTLSLTIQTELMRKAARFGVVLGENAPQACRSAIQASMQNLNNLVGGDCAKTTFSDLLDYLHQEKIWVYTPQGHLHELPQGATAVDFAYSASLFLGNHAVGAKIDGETKPLSTPLHSGQVIEVITDVLASPNPDWLSFINTQKARRSIQNILKDQDIEEQRLVGQQALNRALKLFNLSIKDLSDEDWIELLQWRHIPHKDQLFEQIAVGDLLPQLVANHLFAQDQQDSHSTSNRLIVGTDGIDVKYAHCCNPVLGDPIQGHLSRRGLIVHRARCHNLLHEQHLHPENIMPLHWSTEEDDEINFNAFLSIDLLLNDEQVSELIYICRKAKIGIESVRKHDAKTYLNIVVHSRKQIAQIIRELRMQFGFPRISRMAMPLAVAEMSKVGS
- the gmk gene encoding guanylate kinase, coding for MSGLLFVVSAASGTGKTSLVKALLERVSNLHVSVSHTTRGQRPGELEGVHYHFTSQEHFLAQVQQGGFIEYAEVFGNYYGTSQLTVREQLAKGHDVLLEIDWQGAEQVRKLFPESKQIFILPPTQFDLRQRLSNRGTDAVDIIEHRLSCAVEDMQQYVNFDYIILNDDFNKALHDLESVINANRLSMTQQANRYQDLIQKLITPKQ
- the pilV gene encoding type IV pilus modification protein PilV, with the translated sequence MLSPARKKQQGVGFIEVLVALLLLAVAVLGYVGLQYRSLDATVEGGSRVEAIGLARDLAERIRVNRNALNVYTSQLKTAAAQTQYKTDCEKTNCSETDMADFDVAQVVTNANVLGMSMNIMPCPKNENSLNCIYVAWGDTSPTNGDGVGDCTQDNAYHRASTCIIMETY
- the ispH gene encoding 4-hydroxy-3-methylbut-2-enyl diphosphate reductase, with product MEIVLANPRGFCAGVDRAIAIVNRALECFSPPIYVRHEVVHNKFVVDDLRQRGAIFVEELDEVPDDNIVIFSAHGVSKAVQLEAARRGLKVFDATCPLVTKVHIEVTKYAREGIEAILIGHEGHPEVEGTMGQYDLNKGGHIYLVEDEEDVHALNVHDPKKLAFVTQTTLSIDDTAKVIDALRTKFPAIQGPRKDDICYATQNRQDAVRDLAEKCDVVLVVGSPNSSNSNRLRELAERMGKHAYLVDNADELQAEWFEPNSKIGVTAGASAPEILIKQVIQRLQDWGATSPEELNGREENITFSLPKELRIPVTQA